One stretch of Candidatus Thermoplasmatota archaeon DNA includes these proteins:
- the ribH gene encoding 6,7-dimethyl-8-ribityllumazine synthase produces MREKEKTKEEIRIGIVVSEFNYDITMMMLERAKEHAEFLGAKVVKVIKVPGVFDMGLAIKKMLQSMTIDGVVAIGAVIEGETEHDEIVIQHASRKIADLAIQYDKPVGLGITGPGMSRLQAEERIERAKTAVESVIKMYRALEDDTP; encoded by the coding sequence ATGAGAGAAAAAGAGAAGACAAAAGAAGAGATAAGAATAGGAATCGTCGTTTCTGAATTTAATTATGACATCACCATGATGATGCTCGAACGGGCGAAGGAACACGCGGAGTTTTTGGGAGCAAAGGTTGTCAAAGTAATTAAAGTGCCCGGCGTGTTTGACATGGGGCTTGCAATAAAAAAAATGCTTCAGAGCATGACGATCGATGGTGTTGTTGCCATCGGTGCGGTGATAGAGGGGGAGACGGAACACGATGAGATAGTTATCCAGCATGCATCAAGAAAGATAGCTGACCTGGCCATTCAGTACGATAAGCCTGTAGGCCTGGGCATTACAGGACCGGGAATGTCACGATTGCAGGCAGAAGAACGAATCGAGAGAGCAAAGACGGCTGTCGAGAGCGTAATAAAAATGTACAGGGCACTGGAAGATGACACTCCTTAA
- a CDS encoding phosphatase PAP2 family protein has product MRAIFLLVAGNLMLSLVGMLYFRENRTPNKLKNFELTNYFFFGILFILISLIHITETKIDPVVTSKFSLDFTRTIYCLEGDIVGFFQSWSNPLLDYYMVFIYMFGFTFLLYFTPVLYIFSKDLKALKLAITIYGIIIAVAIPFYLFFPVNDVWWASQNYSWYQGRAVAFRLQQIWPGVTDNFFAFTTLNNCFPSLHCSISMAMAATAWIRNYKKFAVAASIIAMSIPLATLYLGIHWFTDVVAGELLALAAVLLAVRIVGE; this is encoded by the coding sequence ATGCGGGCTATATTTCTTCTCGTAGCCGGAAATCTGATGCTGTCGTTAGTGGGGATGTTGTATTTCAGGGAGAACCGCACGCCGAATAAGTTAAAAAATTTTGAATTAACAAACTATTTTTTCTTTGGGATATTGTTTATTCTCATATCTTTAATTCATATAACGGAGACAAAAATAGACCCGGTTGTCACATCAAAATTCAGTCTGGATTTTACAAGAACGATATATTGTCTGGAGGGGGATATCGTCGGATTTTTCCAGTCGTGGAGCAACCCGCTTCTCGATTATTACATGGTCTTCATATACATGTTCGGTTTCACATTTCTCTTATATTTCACTCCGGTTTTGTACATATTCTCCAAGGATTTGAAAGCATTGAAATTAGCCATAACAATCTATGGGATAATAATAGCGGTTGCAATACCATTTTATCTCTTCTTTCCAGTAAATGATGTCTGGTGGGCATCTCAGAATTATTCATGGTATCAGGGAAGGGCTGTTGCATTCCGGCTCCAGCAGATATGGCCCGGCGTTACCGACAATTTTTTTGCTTTCACCACGCTTAACAACTGCTTTCCGAGTTTGCATTGTAGCATATCCATGGCCATGGCTGCAACCGCCTGGATAAGAAACTACAAAAAATTTGCGGTTGCAGCTAGCATTATTGCAATGTCCATACCTTTGGCAACGCTTTATCTGGGCATCCACTGGTTTACCGATGTTGTCGCTGGAGAGCTTCTTGCCCTTGCCGCAGTGCTTTTAGCCGTAAGAATTGTTGGAGAATAG
- a CDS encoding DNA polymerase ligase N-terminal domain-containing protein: MKFVVQEHFASHHHFDFRLEMDEMAKSWAIPKNMPEGKEKRLAIQVEDHTVEYMDFEGEIPEGMYGAGKVSIWDKGEYELIKKEEKEIEVQLSGQKLKGKYVLIKFPKGGKNAWLIQKI; this comes from the coding sequence ATGAAATTCGTCGTTCAGGAACATTTCGCTTCCCATCATCACTTCGATTTCCGTTTGGAGATGGATGAGATGGCAAAGAGCTGGGCTATTCCAAAGAACATGCCGGAAGGAAAAGAAAAAAGACTGGCAATACAGGTAGAGGATCATACCGTCGAGTATATGGATTTTGAGGGTGAGATACCTGAGGGGATGTACGGTGCTGGGAAGGTGAGCATATGGGATAAGGGAGAATACGAACTGATAAAGAAGGAAGAAAAGGAAATAGAAGTCCAACTCTCAGGACAAAAACTGAAAGGAAAATATGTACTCATCAAATTTCCCAAAGGAGGAAAAAATGCATGGCTGATTCAAAAAATTTAA